AACTAATCGAAGTTTTGTCCAGCGATTATGTGTTATTTGCAAAAGCACGAGGTGAAAAAGGGCTGGACCTGGTGTTGAGACATGGAATCAGGAACGTTGCACTTCCTGCTATTACTCTGCAATTTTTAGGGTTCAGCGAATTGTTCGGAGGAGCAGTTCTGGTTGAACAGGTTTTTTCCTATCCTGGAATAGGGCAGGCAGCAGTAGCAGCAGGATTGAGGTCTGATGTGCCTCTGCTTTTAGGGATAGTCATCTTCAGTGCAATATTTGTCTTTTCCGGAAACCTGATTGCTGATATTATTTACGAATTCGTTGATCCTAGAATAAAACAGCAGGAGGCAACAGTATGAACATTATAGAGGAGGCTGGAATATGAGCACTGCTGTTGTAACAGCTAACAAAGGAGTATTCCGGGGACTGAACCTGAGGCAGAAAACCCTGTTGATAATAGGTCTGACATCACTTTTGCTGCTTACGATAGTGGTTTCAAGTGTCACTCTGGATGAAGATTCCTTAAAGACTGATTTTGGCTCCAAAAACCTTAACCCTTCAGCTGAACATCCGTTTGGGACAGACTGGATGGGAAGGGACATGTTTATACGGACTGTCAAAGGGCTTGGTTTAAGCATTCTGGTCGGAGCTTTTGCATCTACAATCAGTACCGTACTGGCTGTAGTTCTGGGCTTGCTATCAAGCGCAGGAAAAGTTGCAGATTCCTTTATTTCCTGGCTGGTAGACCTGTTCCTTTCGATTCCTCATCTTCTATTGATAATCCTCATTTCCATAGGGCTCGGAGGAGGGGCTTATGGAGTCATTATGGGTGTCGCGTTAACGCACTGGACAAGCCTGACCAGGGTAGTAAGAGCAGAGATCAAGCAACTAAAGACCCAGGAATACATCCATATTTCGAGGAACCTTGGAAAATCAAAATGGTGGATAGCTACAAAACATATCCTGCCCCATTTAGTTCCCCAGATATTGCTTGGCGCGATTTTGATGTTTCCTCATGCCATTCTTCACGAAGCTTCGGTCACATTCCTTGGCTTTGGGCTTTCCCCACACGAACCGGCGATTGGTATCATTTTATCAGAGTCTATGAAATACCTTTCCGCAGGATACTGGTGGCTTGCATTTTTCCCTGGGCTATCACTCCTGATTGTGGTTCTGGCATTTGATATGATAGGAGACAATCTGGGAAGAATAATTGATCCGAAAACTGCTCATGAATGAGTTGTATGTGAAAATTTCAATCTAAAGGTGAGAATATGAAAAGTAAAGCAGAAATTAATGCTGAAGAAAGCAGGAAGACTGAAGCACTGTTAAAAGTAAAAGACCTCTCACTTTCCTTTGTTCAATATACCTCAGGGCTCAGGCAGACTGAATTAAAGGTAATCTCCAATTTGAGTATAGAGGCTTATAATGGAAAAATTTTAGCTGTAGTGGGATCAAGCGGTTCCGGAAAAAGCCTTCTTGCCCATGCGATTTTAGGAATTTTGCCTTCAAATGCAAAACTCAATGGTAAGATAGAATATGATGGCGAAGAGCTTACCCAGGAAAGAAAGGAAGCATTAAGAGGTAAAGAAATAGCTCTGGTTCCCCAATCCGTAACTTATCTGGACCCTTTGATGAGGGTTTCCGATCAGGTAATAGGGTGTGTGGAGGAAGAAAAAGCAGGCTTGATGAAGAAGCTCCAGAAGGAAATCTTTCAGAGATACGGCTTAAAACCGGATGTTGAAAAGATGTTTCCACATGAGCTCTCAGGCGGGATGACCAGAAGAGTTCTGGTTTCCACTGCAGTAATAAGATCTGCAAAGCTTGTAATTGCAGACGAGCCTACTCCTGGATTGGACGAAAAGACTCTGAATGAGACGCTGGATTATTTCAAAGACATGGCAAATAAAGGCTGTGCAGTAATAATTATAACTCATGATATAGAGGCAGCACTGAAGATTTCCGATAAAATTGCCGTCTTCTATGCAGGCACAGTCCTGGAAGTAGCTAATGTTGAGGATTTCAAGAACGATGGCGAGAACTTAAGGCATCCATACACCCGAGCCCTCTGGAACGCGCTTCCCCAAAATAAATTCCAGGTAATTAAAGGTCATCAACCAATGCAAGATGAAGTCATTGACGGATGCATCTTTTATGAAAGATGTTCCAAAAAGAAAGCTCTATGCTCTCAGGGTATCCCTGAGCTTAGGCAGGTCAATGGAGGAGTGGTGAGGTGCAACAATGTATCTTAAAGGCGAAAATATAACTTTCGGATACAAAAAGAATAATTTAATTTTAAAAGACGTTAATATTTCTTTAGGCAGTGGAGAAATACTGGGACTGGTTGGAGATAGTGGAAGCGGGAAATCGACCTTATGTAAGATATTAGCTGGCTATGAAACCAGGTATAAGGGAAAAGTGAGTCTGGATGGAAAACCTCTCCCGTCAAAAGGCTATAATCCGGTTCAACTTATCTTCCAGCATCCGGAAAAAGCTGTAAATCCCAAATGGAGAATGGAAGATATCTTAAATGAGGGGCATACCGTTTCACAGGATATTTTAGACTCATTCGGAATAAAAAAGAGCTGGCTTAACCGATGGCCAAATGAGCTTTCCGGAGGAGAACTCCAGAGATTCGCCCTTGCCCGGGCTTTAAGCCCTAAAACCAGGTTTTTAATTGCCGATGAAATAACTACAATGGTAGACGCTATTACTCAGGCTCAGATCTGGAATGTACTTTTGAGTATAGTTGAAGAGCTTAATATTGGAGTACTGGTCGTGAGCCATGATAGGAATTTAATTAATAGATTATGCCACGATACTATTTATTTAAGAGATATATCCAGTGCTTGAGTAAAAATAGAACTTTTAGAGTGGTTAATTACATAAATTGTATAAGATTCTTAAATAACTCTTCCCTCATTACACCCATTCCTCAATAATTTTTCGGAGAAATAAACTATACCAATTACTGATGAGTACACGAAAAAGATGCTGACTAAAACTGAAGCTTGCACTCTCGTTATCCTGAGAGCTGCATAAAATCTGAACAAGTCTGAGGCTGAAAAACTAATCTGGGAGCACGGGAGAAGGGATTTTTTTCCCTTCGGGAGGAAGGAAAACTGTCAATCATCTGTCCTGTGATTGACGATACCGATGTAAAAGGAGTAGGAATTTTCAGCACAAATGAAGAAGAAATCAGAAAATAATGGAGGACGATCCTGCTGTAAAAGCTGGGATCTTTACATACGAAATTCCTCCATGCAGGAGTTTTCCCAGGAATATATTACCTAGAAAATAAAGTTATAGGTTTTGTAGAAGTGCTGTGAAATAACAAATCTACATTAATTGGAAAATTGTATGATCTGTATTTATTTGCTCAGCCACAGCCTCCGAATACTGATTTAAATGAGTTTCCTATAAAACCAGATTTTCAGTTTAGAGACTTTTGGAATAAATTCCTCGGCAAAAGTATTTTAATTTAAGCTATAATTACTTTTAAAAACTTTTCGTGGTTGTTAATTATGTACTTTAATATTTTACACATTTCCATTCTAATTTTTTCAATTGCAACGATCATATTCTATAAACTTGAGGTAAAAAGACCTTTTAAAAAATTATACCAATCGCTAACGAGAGACGAATTAATTGATGACAATCAAGCTTTAAGTGATCTCTTTAAGATTTTATACAGTAAAACAAATATGGAGCTTGCGATATTTAATTCAAAAATTGGAAGGATGTTATATTCAATCTCTTTTTTAGTGGCAGGCATCTGCCCATTTATTCTAAAAGAATATGTTGGCAAAATAATTTCTTATTTCTTAGCCGGATTTTTTTTATTCTTACCTGATATTTACGTGTATTCAAAAAGGATATACAATCGTAAACTCCTCAAAGAAATATCTCTCCAAAATTGGATGGATTTTCTTTTAGTTTTATGTCAAAAATATCTTAAGCTTGCATTCTACTTACTCTACTGTTTGTCATCTTTGATCTTTGTAATGCTCCTTCTTCTCCTTTTGGATCAATATTTACAGTTAGATAAAGGATTAAATCCCAATATTTTGTTATCAGGTGCAGTTAATAGTACAATTAATACAACTCTGTTTTATGAGAGTAAACCATTGGATGTAATTTCTGGGAATAAGTTATCATTCTCTGGTATTTTATTTACGCTAGGTATTGGTGGAACGGTTATTTTCTCATTGATTGACTATTATAATAAACAAAACGAAATAATTAACAGGGATGCAATAGAAATAAAAAACTATTATCAAAAATGGTTTCAATTGAATCAAAGTAATCTTGATTTTAACCCAAATAAATATACTGAATTTAACTCTGCAGTTGATCGTATTCGTGACGAATTCAACCCTTATATAAAAATAAATAACAGTATAAAACGATATCAATTTGCTCGGATGTTGATTATTTTAATTTATATTATGGGAATCTTTACAATAATAGGCTCCGATTTAATAATCGAAATAATCTTTAAACTTTTCCCATTTATTTCAATTTTTTTTATTTTCGTGATTTTTTCCCTTTTTAATAATTCCTACAATCTCATCCCTTCTTCAGCAGAAAAAATAAATCTCTATTCGGAAAAAGATAGTACCTTAAGTAAATCTACAAGCAGTATTCAGGATAGTTACAGAGATGTGATATCTGAGAAAGATAGAAAAGCAAAACTTCTAAAATAAGATAAGTTTTTACAGTTATGTTTTCAAAAATTGGATTAAATGGATAGAAAGCTCTATCCAGTTATTCTCCCTTTATTATTCTTGCAATGTCATCCCCGACATCCGAGGTGCCACTCCTGCCGCCCATGTCGTAGGTTTTAACTTTGCCGTCCAGGATATTTTTCTGGATTGCGCTTACTATCATATCTGAAGCTTCTTTCTCTCCAAGTTGTTCTATGAGCATGGCACCTGCCCAGATTGTGGCAATCGGGTTGACTTTATTCTGGCCCTTATATTTCGGGGCTGAACCGTGAATAGGCTCAAACATGCTTGTGCCTGTCGGGTTGATATTTCCGCCGGGAGCAAGCCCGAGGCCGCCCTGGATCATGGCTCCAAGGTCTGTAATGATATCTCCGAACATATTAGGGGTTACGACCACATCAAACCATTCCGGATTTTTCACAAACCACATGGTTATGG
This region of Methanosarcina flavescens genomic DNA includes:
- a CDS encoding ABC transporter ATP-binding protein — its product is MYLKGENITFGYKKNNLILKDVNISLGSGEILGLVGDSGSGKSTLCKILAGYETRYKGKVSLDGKPLPSKGYNPVQLIFQHPEKAVNPKWRMEDILNEGHTVSQDILDSFGIKKSWLNRWPNELSGGELQRFALARALSPKTRFLIADEITTMVDAITQAQIWNVLLSIVEELNIGVLVVSHDRNLINRLCHDTIYLRDISSA
- a CDS encoding oligopeptide/dipeptide ABC transporter ATP-binding protein yields the protein MKSKAEINAEESRKTEALLKVKDLSLSFVQYTSGLRQTELKVISNLSIEAYNGKILAVVGSSGSGKSLLAHAILGILPSNAKLNGKIEYDGEELTQERKEALRGKEIALVPQSVTYLDPLMRVSDQVIGCVEEEKAGLMKKLQKEIFQRYGLKPDVEKMFPHELSGGMTRRVLVSTAVIRSAKLVIADEPTPGLDEKTLNETLDYFKDMANKGCAVIIITHDIEAALKISDKIAVFYAGTVLEVANVEDFKNDGENLRHPYTRALWNALPQNKFQVIKGHQPMQDEVIDGCIFYERCSKKKALCSQGIPELRQVNGGVVRCNNVS
- a CDS encoding ABC transporter permease, with the translated sequence MSTAVVTANKGVFRGLNLRQKTLLIIGLTSLLLLTIVVSSVTLDEDSLKTDFGSKNLNPSAEHPFGTDWMGRDMFIRTVKGLGLSILVGAFASTISTVLAVVLGLLSSAGKVADSFISWLVDLFLSIPHLLLIILISIGLGGGAYGVIMGVALTHWTSLTRVVRAEIKQLKTQEYIHISRNLGKSKWWIATKHILPHLVPQILLGAILMFPHAILHEASVTFLGFGLSPHEPAIGIILSESMKYLSAGYWWLAFFPGLSLLIVVLAFDMIGDNLGRIIDPKTAHE